Sequence from the Macaca thibetana thibetana isolate TM-01 chromosome 20, ASM2454274v1, whole genome shotgun sequence genome:
cctgggaggcagagcttgcagtgagccgagatcgcgccactgcactccagcctaggcgacagagcgagaccccatctcaaaaaaaaaaaaaaaagtcagtattcCAAGACTTTGAAAAGGGAAATTGGCAGACCCCGTTATATCATTAACCAAGCGAAATCCCCACTACCACCCACTCTCCTTCTTGCACTGACTTCTTCAGGTGATATGAAGTTGCATAAACTCTGAGCTCATGAAAATCTTAATTCTAACATGCATTCTCCAAATAGGTACAAAAACAAGAGTCTGCTAAACCCCTTTTGAGACTTGTAGACACTATTTTCGAAATGTTAAGCAAGATCTTTTTGTCTATAAATAGGACTTTGATTTTCTGGACTAGAGAATTGTATTTTAAAGACAGATAAGAGAGATTGTAAGGGGGGAAAAGTGCACTGTCTAAAGTGAATAATCCAGCCtattcaggaaggaaggaagaggaaggaaggaaggaaggaaggaaggaaggaaggaaggaagcaagcaagcaagcaagcaagctagCTGCCACACATTGAAGTGCCCAGTATATGCCCTGCACCAGGCGAGGCACACTctgatttaatctttacaactcTCATTTGTACAGATATAGGAACTGAGGTTAAATACTTTGCTCTGGGTCACAAGACTGGGACAAACTGGGACTCAAAAGAAATGGCAGATCAAATGCTTGGAAGATTCAGGGGGTCAGGAGGGGAGGTAGGGCTTTGGTTCAAgaagttaaacaatgagaacataaattaatgcagaaaaaggaGTTTATCTGAATTCATTCCataatcaataaatatctgtCAATCCCATTGGATTGTGCCAGACATGAGCTCAGTGCTGGGGATAGAGCCCCTTCCCCTTTGGGTAAGCTCACAGATTCGCTAGGGCAAGACACCTAGGAAAACTCATTAAGCAGCCAGGAATTAAGTGACAGTAAAGAGAAGCATCCAAGGCTGTCAAGAGTCCCGGAGTGCACAGGGGAATATCTGTGCCATGGGCCCCTGGTCCCCATTGGCTGACTCCGCAATCACTCCTTCTACTGCCAGGAGTTCCCACCCCCAGTTCTCCATTTCTTGCCTGGAGGGCAGCATCCCACCACACCCCTCACTGgtcttccagcctccagcctggttCACTTTCCATTCACCTCATGGCCACTGAAAGTAGGTTTTCTGAGTCTCACACCTGACCTCTTTGATAGAGTCCCAGATCCTGCACCTCTCCAGCCTCAACTCTGCCCACTTCTCAGCTGGCTCCAGAGGTCCTGGGCACACCAGATTCCTTAGAGACCCTAGTCCAGTGCCTGGGTTCTCCTCCTCCCCTTAGGAATTCCTTCCTGCCCTTTGCAAACGTAGCCTAAAAGTCTTTCCAAGGAGAGGCCCTTTCAGGACCTACCCCTACCTGCAGCCACCTAGGGCCACTGCCCTTCCCTAGTCCTTTCCTGGTGCCTCAGACATCAAGCGAGGCTATAACTGGCAACAAAATCCCCCATTTCCAAAATCCCTTTTTCTGGGTAAGGCAGAGTGGGCCTGCAGCAGCCAACTGGGCAGGCGCCAAGAAAGTAGTGAAGGGTCAGAGAGGACAGGAGGCCGCCCGCAGCGCCCACCCTGGATAGGGATAGGTTCAAGGGGTTGCTACCGACCTGCAAAATAACCCGGTCTTTCCTTCTCGCATATGGCCTTGTATCTGACAGTCCCTGTGTCTCACAGCGGTAATCGTGTGTTGCATCGATGCGTTTGTGGTCACCAAGATGATGAGGACTAACTTGAAAAGATTTCTGGGAATCGAATTTGAAAGCAAGCTTTCCCCCGCCAAGGACGCCTACCCCGAAACCGGCCCCGACGCCCCGCAGAGGCCCGCCTGAAGCCAGCCCCGCGCCCTAGCAGATGCACGTGTCtgtccaatctctgcctccgagCCCACCCCCGAGCTCGCGTGCTGTCACCCATTCCGGCCTAAATGTGACCATAAAATTAGGGCTACTGCTTTTATTGAGAACACGTACTTCCTCTCTTTGCCTTGTGTAAAAGTCGTGTTGTATTTTCCTGCGCAAGTCGCGTTGTATTTTCCTGCGCGTGGCGCTGCGCCCGCGGAGCTCAGGGTGGTGACCCGGTGCTCGCAGCCCCCCGACCCGACAGCGGAGCGGCGGCTTACAGACCTGGGGCTGCCTGGAGACGCCGGGATGGGACCGCGAGGGCAGCTCCGCGCCGAGGTGGGACCAGCGGTTTGGGAACGGAGGTGGGGCCCGTCGGGGGCCGGCGCGTGGAGGGTGGGCGGATCCGGCCACTGCGGGGTGGATGGGAGCTGCGCCAGGAGACGGGCGCGCGTGGAGAGGGCGTGGGAGTTGGCATTCGGTGGTCCTGGCAGTTAGCTGAGCGCGCCCTCTGAGCCGCTCGGTTGACACCAGGCTCTCTAGTAGGCCTGGCCTACCCAgaaacagcaggagagagaagaaacaggcCAGCTGTGAGAAGTCAAGGACACCGAGTCAGTCATGGCACCTAAGGCAGCAAAAGGGGCCAAGACAGAGCCAGCTCCACCTCCAGCCGGGGCCAAACCCCAGGAGGACAAGAAGGACGATAAGGAGCCATTGGACAAACCTCAAAAGTTGGTGCAGCCCAAGCACGAAGTGGGCACGAGGAAGGGGTGTCGCCGCTACCGGTGGGAATTAAAAGACAGCAATAAGGAGTTCTGGCTCTTGGGGCACGCTGAGGTCAAGATTCTGAGTTTGGTGAGTTAGACTGGTATCCCTGGATGGGGGGCTTTGGCTgagggtggggagaaggaggagtaGGCTCCAGGGGTCCTCAGAGAGATGGTGAGAGGCCCTTGCTGCTGGCTGAGGTGTCTACGTCTCACTGCAGGGCTGCCTAATAGCGGCAATGATACTGTTGTCCTCACTCAGCGTGCACCCCATCCTGACGCTTATCATCACCATGGAGATATccatcttcagtttcttcatcataCTGTACAGCTTTGCCG
This genomic interval carries:
- the CMTM2 gene encoding CKLF-like MARVEL transmembrane domain-containing protein 2, with amino-acid sequence MAPKAAKGAKTEPAPPPAGAKPQEDKKDDKEPLDKPQKLVQPKHEVGTRKGCRRYRWELKDSNKEFWLLGHAEVKILSLGCLIAAMILLSSLSVHPILTLIITMEISIFSFFIILYSFAVHRYIPFILWPISDLFNDLFACAFLVGAVVFAVRSRRSMHLHYLLAVILIGVAGVFALIDVCLQRNNFRGKRAKKHKLISPPGKEKEPQQGKGPEPAKPPEPAKGKK